The Ptychodera flava strain L36383 chromosome 14, AS_Pfla_20210202, whole genome shotgun sequence genome segment TTGTTTCTGTCACAACAGACATGAAAAATAGACTTATTGGTATATGCATGACAAATTAATCGACCGATTTCTCTCTACCAGAAAAAATCctttgaaattcatatttttgttaGCTTTGTAAAGGAAAGGGCAACATAACCGATCATGTACCCCTGGTGAAGGATGTAGTACCCGAAGAAGAAGTTGAATTCAAAAAATACGAGCTTTTAACATCACCTATTGTCTGGATTCTTAGGAGCTTTAGTGCTACATTCGTCTCCTGAACAATACGTGTTCATAAATCGAACAACGGCGGAGTGAAAGCGTGACATTCTCGCCTCAATAAAGTTCAAGGAATGTATTGAAGTAGGCCCTGTAGAACTTGAAATTTAAGTTCCTTCTCATCAGAGATTGATTATTGCCACAAAATCTACTCGCATTTGTATAATGtctctttgaataattttattgtCATGATTGATAAGTATTTTTCAGATTATACTTGCTGCACAGTATGGTTGTTTTCTGGGGGTGTGGCTTGctaactttttgctcatttgcataattaatgattttagaaaaaacggatatacattgagaaccactgcacacaatttgatgagatttgtaaaatataatgaTCAAACCAAGATATATCATCAGTGAAAGGtattaagggatgacatgaaagatagttgctaatttgcatatttaatgaactttccttatcagggatatatatcttaattgactgGATCCAAATTGACGAAATTTGGCATGTATATAGaatatactatgatttaacattatggtaggtcattaagcatttttactgtggccaattcctaatttgcatattaaatgaactttcctaattagggatatatctgaattgacgaaacttgctacatatattgaagatactacagggctcgaaataagcagtagtcccgcgtccacagactaccaacttttcccttgggctaccaaagtccatgaaatggtagcccacacggactaccaaagcctgggacatgaaatacttggcgtgcgatgtccgtcactttcggacgagctaaatgcagtcaacatgtagtttcatttgtttgaagcaattatcctttcatctgtgaagagttttttctggtgactattacaattttcactgctatgttgttattttcacaagatgcagagcgtttgatactagaatgttgagttacttttccgtgtgcagtctttgcatgccagttcacaccatgctgttgatcggcagcatacaagacgtacttgtgtcaagttttggggttttgatgctgaaatttcacaaaactgtcacttctatatcaagagattgtgtaatcagtttgatttgaaatagtaatataaaacactgtgtcagttaagcttggctgagtttcgctgtcttttatctatggttgtcgatcagtatcaatgtattacgttctgtatagagagactctggtgtaacaaggcatgccagttcataaagatcatgagaatatttttttctgtttttctttactcaagttacaatttctttggatgtgtaagccggttttgaaagtgatagaaagtgttaaaatgtatataaattatcataaattaagcgttcgtgacacataacgtggggtttctcgagttgaagccactattttgtgttgctgaacaggggcttatactcggacgagtaaaGTATctctaaactaaaatattcatggactaccagccattgtcactgggctaccaacttcagcaaatggtagcccaagtggactaccagggtaaaaagttgatttcgagccctgtactacaatacaacattcttgaaagtcattaagcatttttgcttcagccaattccaaatttgcgtatttaacgAATCTGTAAATGTTTTATCACCATGCTGCATCCTACTATAATCTGAAGAGTTTGGTCGTCTAATGCGCCAGAGCAAGCAAGTCatgccgttacaaatatgtagcaTAAGactataattctacatattttgttaaaaatactactAATGCTGAAGttttttataccgagaaagacattataagtatgcttgatttcctcagcGACAACATacttgttgaatttggaggacacgttttccaacagtgtataggaatccCTATGGTACTGACTGTACTCCCTtgcttgctgacttatttctgtacACTCACACGAGGCAGAATGTATCCAGAACTTAATCAAACTGAAAAACGTCTCTGTAGTTAGAACTTCAACTTAACATTTAGATGCATAGATGATGTTATTTCAAGGAATAACTCCAAATTAAGTgactatctcgctatgatttatcctccagaattggagattaaagaaactacagaaacggcctcttctacttcatatctggatattttccttgaatttgactctaatggtcatctttctactaggctatatgacaagagagatgatttcaactttagtattaTCAATTTCCCACaactcatcagtaatattccgcACTCACAatcttatggggtatacatttcccagcttattcgatatgcaagagcatacagttcatatggtgattttgtagagagacatggccatctctcttacaaacagTTAAATCGATTGCCACCAGAGACAGACTTGTCTcaacattcaaacgcttttttggcaggtatcacaagctggtagataaatacagcatctctcttcgacaaatgattgctgatggcatcagtgacattggaccttagttggtgaccactacctatttgacttacagattggtatatggcgggtgccacatgttgGGCAGGATGCActtactattttcaaaacacctgacatcacttcttggccttttggccggaggtccatatatctttctttcatgaatttgactttgttgtatgTACTtgtgctttactgtctgttctgcactgttttgtgtctatgtttaactagtgtattacgaattttgacctaatATTATGGAttacggatgggtatgattgcgattaatTTACTAATCTATGGACGCTGTCATCAGATTATCACCgaattaactttgacaaagtcaacaacgaaccttgttgttgactttatcaaagttaacccggtgataatctggtgacagcatCCACAGATAAGTAATTTaaaccttgcttgctttggcgaattaggcaatcaaactagtcagaacttcgcgtaagattgtcaaacCACAAATAGTTGGCACGGCGAAGGAGAAAAGacatcgttacaaaaccagtgccaAAATAAGACAAAGACACCGAAGTTGCAAAGTAAggttgaaagaataaatttattAGCGATCCATATCATAgttaaaccatagcaagaagaaccttgtgctgagaccaagacacccctacccctacccctgGGACGGACTTTTGTGCAATCCCCTATGGTGGATGTGACCATaaatgtcaacgatcgtttcaaCATGAAAAAGTAATGATTTGCTCCGCTACTCttgataaaaaaacataaaaagagGCGATTTAGAGTAGATATGTTAGGATCTTAATACTAGGAAGTATGGGTGACGACGATGGAATAAAGATAGTGATCGTGACTAGTGATGCCTCTGTTTACATAGGCCAATAGCGCGTATCATTGATCCTTTGCAAACTCGTCATGGTGGACCACAGTCCCCGCTGGATGAACTGTTTTGGGGGAACTGTTGACCTCTCTTGCTATGACTTGTTTTCAGGCTTTTTTTATAGACATGCAGGTACTTGCAAAATGCATAGCAATGTAGTGACCCGGAAACCATATGGCCGATATAGTGCTATAACACGACATGTAAGTCCCCATTGTACATTTATTTCACAACAAACATGGACTTTCGTATATGTGccataatacaaattacttatacCAAGATTGATTGCAATCCATCTGCTGATACAATTCTGCCAGATAGCTCCAGATACGATAAAATTATAACGAAATGGCCGTCCAATGGCCACCTTTGATCATATGGCGACAAGGAACCCGCTTCTGCCAGTGGCCCACCAGTGGTTAATGTTTTAATCCTTATCAGTGTTATCACAGAGTGGACTGTGTAGGGTTTTGAGAAAgcgttcattttgttttaaatgtatTGTTGTTCTGCTATGGATTTTTATAATctagaataaataaataaatatataaactaataataataataataataataataataaaataataatatataacgTCTATATGTACATCATTGTCCgcctttgtgtatttttgtttagTTCTGCATGGTCACTCAGCTACCAGGGTGGTTcgtttcacaaaataaattgacaacgCATACTTTTATTGCCAAGTTTTGGATGAAGAAAGTAGCATTTAATTAAACTGAATTGAATTTGTGAATTTGTACCACAGTacattgtccttgtactaagtttgaatgaaatagtCGTTCCAGGCATGTCTGGATAATTGCCGCAGACGAAAGAACGGACGGATACCAATCCATTTGTCCTCCAGCCCAATATTTTCGTCCTATAGCGGACAGAAAGAGAAGCCGCTAACGATATCGACTCCATTTGAAGGGAATAATTGTAGCTACAAAGTTTTTTCTGATCGATAACAAGAGGGTTCTGGTCCGGGGTCTTTCAGCGTCCCAAAATGTAGACGCATGGATGTAATTACGCTTCCAAAAACCTCTCAGTAACCTGACAATATATTTGATCCCTCGTCGCATTGAACAGAAGAAAATTTAGGATGTCTTCACAATCGTTACTGTACAGTCAATGATATGTCTGATCGTTTAAAAATGCCTCCTGACAGCAAGTATTTTAGTCACAACAACAACGACCGTCACCATAGAAACGAAGTtcttatttaatttaatttccaCATTTCAGaataaaacaagtaaattcCAAGATTAAAATTAGGTACAATGAAAGGAAATGTCACGTGGTGTTTCGCCGACGTGTCAGCACCGGCAAAAAGTGTCTATCTTCACTGTCAGTGTCTAGAGAAACCACCTACACCACCAACACCAATAACGCCAATACCAACAACACCAATACCAATATCCTCAACGCAGGTTTCACCAACTGAAATAACAGgtaaatatcatatatatcaCTCAGCTACCATATTCATACGGCCTCAGTAATGTTTGACGCCATCAGGAGCTGCTGTTTTTGTAAACATATTCACGTGACTGGAAGATGAAAGAGAATTcagaaacttaagtaacatatattattacttagacttggttcaagtctatgatttgtgaatgtttgagtgcagtgaacgcgatggtttgtgttttgttttcatgtgaaacgcgtgggtcgagtggacgcgatgagtggggtgagCGCTATACAGGAAGTTTCACAGGTGAATCCGgctgaaactaactcactactgcgcagactcatgcattcaatcgctgggaaaacttGGCcagggctgccaaattccaaataggttggtacgaaataggagagacaaaagagaaactactataaatgattttattttttttaaattcgccgacttgaaccaagtctaattattactttgtacttgaagtaacttgtgttattatttataacgctctgcttttagcatcgaACACTCTAATTTTCCACGAGtatatctaatatatatatatatatatatatatatatatatatacaattacttcaagtacaaagtaatgaaatctattattTATGTTTCATGCatttaagtaatagatttcattaactttgaacttgaagtaatttgtttatttataacgctctgcacAAGGGCATCTGtatactaatatatatatatatatattatatatatatatatatatatatatatatttatcacatgaactggcccgaattcccacctgtgtgacgtagaacaggacggataagaaatccgaattacccctgttgtacgtcatcaaccggaactttttctttcatggtaccgttcatacatgcaggcgtcCTCGCGACACGAATAGATTTGTTGTGATCGGTGCCGTGCTAGCTcgcacgttatttttacaaaaaggtgacccgataagttcagacatggaaacatagaaggcatatttgtccaacgaaatttcaagtcgctaaaacaatagcttttcccgagaatcgaatcgatataccgacgatcgttattttaatggctcagtaacgtctcggctccagtcgagccgtgtggacgtcgtacctggcgatcccggttggcgacaAAACCGAAACGTACacctcaaactgaataaatgagtatagtataatcttcgggaaagcgacataggaggcacatacaagcctaaagtcattcgactaacaacgatcaatttccttaatcacacaaaaactccgtaaagtctcgctcggaatcaaacttgcagcgcggcataatgctgtagcgaagacataagctgtcgagctgtgtgcagcgctgtggaatcccatgtacttcgaaagttgactcagacaacactcaaaacagagtttccgtcaacaaaattaggatgtatccatggacgagatatgtgtcaatgcaaacatcaaagttcgtaagacgaaaacattgatgaccgagatcgggattgacgagttgccggacgagttgacaccggccgCGGCAGAGACAggtgacggcaacgttgtgggcacagacatatgcaatgagtgtgtcatcgaacggaatctttcgcgctcgcaaaggtcgtaaacttctgtgatattttgaaagccacggcatctctgagaatgagaattactttttcgatcgtgtcgtctcatttacttcataaatataattgtaaatattctaagtaacGCTGAATACTATGATTATCCGTCGCTACTGGacgctagcacggtgaaagctatgtccgccgatggccaacttgccttggcatcggtacagcgcgagacaatgattgacacgttcacgtgaccgaatccgtacgtctggttggtggagataccctttagtgtagcaaatttcagcttgatgggatttatgaatgaaagtatctcctgggtgacgggccactttactctttaaatgaaagtaatccgcgtaagtaaaacacaaatcgcgacgaaattcatgcaatttattacgataattttgatccatctacgtcaaaagaaaaataagaagactgttcatgtgataaatatataatcccatggtatttttctctgtttgacgtcatcgtatacgagtgtttttcgcggagccgtacaacttcgagccgaacgatgacgtcaaacagagaaaaataccatgggattatatatatatatatatatatatatatatatatatatatatatatatatatatatatatatatatatatatatatatatatatagtctttGAATATCCCGTGTTGTTCCCGGCAGTCGTccatgttaatggtcagcgcgtcgcccgttatttctataatgaaGGCAATAATGTCAGTGTAATCGATGAAATTGACAGCTGCAAGTAATGAATAACTTTATTAACTTTTCAAGACACAGCGCACTGTATATACACGGCCTGGTATGGTTTTTTTGGCAATTAATCTTTTATTGTATGTCTATTCTTTCCAGACTCTACTGACAACACTGCAATCATTATCCCTGTCTGCGTTGGCTCACTTGTGTTGGTAGCGATATTCATTTTTGTCTGGTGGTACTGTCGACGTCGGTAAGTTTTTATTCTCATCTTTACAGGGTTTGCAATAAACCACACGAGATTGTTGATGACGCTGCTCACCCCCGCCTCATAAAGTtattgtttaacccttttcctgccagacagtaataactgtatcactccccatcagccaagtcagtaaaaagctgcggtattgagccaaaacatgacgtattttcacccacttggcttggtacatcatagcatcttttgtccaaaaaaaaaatccactttacagtattatcttttcaacagccttcaaatgtacagtattatgttaaaatacatcatattgaatatgctgtgtttcattaattttaaccatcttgaaaTATGGAcatggcaggaaaagggttaaagatacGGAAGATTACTAATCggacaataaatatcaaatgttgTGCACATAGGTCCATAATGATTGATTGgtgaacaaataaacaaattatgcaaagaaggtacattatttcaaaatttagaaaTATTATTCAGAAACAAGAGGCAGTTTACGGTATATGACGCAAGTTTTACGTGTAATACGTGAGTTTGTGAAAGCCGTGCGCCAGAGGGACTACACCGATATACAAAGAATGTCATGGTGTCAGCACTCATTCAGCCACCGGAACTCAGTGTCGGGGGAGTCACTTTATGCAGGAATCACCCGTGAAATTCATTCTCCAGTTTAAATGACGTCGGCATAATTCAGCATCGAGTGTAGTCTAAAATGTCGTTTTCGGGAAAAAGTTTTTAACAAAGAGATGCGTGCTCAATATCTGTGGCTAATCGACTAACTAAGGAATACACTATTCCTTCGTATATTTGCGATAGATACCTCCAGGACTCTTATTTTCTAAGACTTTATCTTGCTCTGCGTGAAAACACGGCGTTTTGTCATATGAATATCAAACAACAGCCCAATATTGTAGGCTATTGACGGTTGTTGTTATACAGGATATTGCGAGACAGCTACCCTGCGTCCTGGGGGCATCGTTAGAAAGAACCTACGGAAAGACCTAGCAGTGTCCACAATTTAAGTATATTAATTTATTCCGAATTACTATGCCGCGCATCTTAAAGTTGTTAGGcttgtgaaattttgacaagTGTAACAGTTATTCTGTGTTTAAGTTTCAAAGGCCTCACATTCTCGAAATGACAGACACTTTATGATCCATGATACAGAATTCATATCTGAAAGAATGTACCATGCTTTACCGGTTGTGGTGCCGGTGGTCAGTTCGATCGTAGTACCCCGGATACACCACATTGCTAAGTATCTATGATGAGGTACTGTCGTATACGTCAGTTATGGTCAACAGTAAGATTCCCAGTTAATATGGACACGTGAACACGCGAGATTCCTTTAAGTTTTCGTGTGTATAGGCTCACTGTCATACAGTGAATGATTATACACTTCTAAAATTATAACTGGCATATATGCTTTACTCATCAAAGCTTTAGATGAAATCTTTCATGTCCAGTATCTAACACCTTATGGCAACCTATGAGCAGTACTAATATAACTTGCTCATTTCATCAGACTATCAGATTCACCAGATCTCTGCGAGATTTCATGATTACAATAATTAGATTCTAATACGTGGCACTTTTACTCCTACCAATAAATCAATTTCTACAAAAAGAAAGATTTGGTTAGTGTTTAGTGTTTTCATCATATATGTTTGCTTTTTGGACTGAATAGAAAATTTTTCGTTTTCTGTTAAAATGTACTCAAGATGCCATAGATTTCGCACCTTCCGCTAATTTGAATTTCCTGCCGACAGTTCCCATCATCAGAGACGCTATTTTGTCTTTGCGTCCAAAAAACAGATGtaccatattttgattttggcatggccttaaatgatatttttttatcattgctTAAAATGGTATCAAATTAGGGTTTTCAATAGTATTGTTTCATAAAACCAACTTATTTTCAAGCTATTCGCCCCAAAGTTGGTTTAGATACGAAGCTTTAGTCTtgctagactgaaagattccgtcgcgtgcgggcgctccggcgcactgcgacctttgtggtaaagggtcgtatgtacggcgcttatctgacaaaacgtacTTTATATCTTACAAAAAACCAACTAATTACTAGTACTGCTTGTAGCCTTACTCATTTGTGGAAAGTAATCCCTCACAcgatattttgtctgttaaaacacACAAACGAAATCTTAATTAGAGCAttttaaaatcacaaacatcacaataGCCGTATaatagttaaaaaatacagtaaatttcattgattgcgtAAAATCGCCGAGCACCTCAATCAATCACTGTGTATACATCGATCAACACATAGAGGCTGTAGAGGAGAGGGCAcgaggtcgcagtgcgccggagcgcccgcacgcgacggaatctttcagtctatagtCTTGCATAAGACAATGCATTCTATACAATATGCCATGTTATTGTTAACATGTTAAGTCTAGTCTAGATAATTACTTTGGACATTACATACAGAGGTTGAACTGAGAGGTTGAACACTGATCATCTGATTATATAGAGTCTGTTAAGATTATCCGATCAATATGTCCATGTAATGTTATGTTCCTGTGAAAAACCGTCACAGTAGGCCCTTTTTGCACTTTAATGTGTTGTACCTCGCTTGGCAGCCGGCAACGAGATCCAAACGgtaaaaatctgttgactgtAGATGGCAAACTGGATGCTGAGAAGAATGGCCATGACAATCCTGCATACATGAAGCAGCCCAACGGATctacaaaagaaaaaagtgtCAACGATGGTCCCCAGAATGGGGAGAAGCAGAATAACGCATGCGAAGTTATTTCAGAGGAGGGAAAGCAGATTTGTATGGGAATGATTTCCAACGACACCTCACAGCTGGGAGAGGGTCCTGAAAAACCTAACGTGGAAGGCTCAACGCAAAGGTAAGTAGCATAGATAAACAAAGAAGTGAGATAACATGTTGTAAAATAACCTTACCAAAGCATGAAATCTAAGGGACGGGCCATTACATTGTCAGAGGAcatcgtcgtacaccacgccctcttcggcgagtctcATCACCCAACGCCAacttttgcgtaggtcagcggagcggaaattatcgCTCTGGCCTGCGAGAATGTGTCAGAGGAGATTGTCAGATGAGAATCAATGCGTTGCATTCAATGGTTTCTGGTAAAAGGCAGCGTATGTATTTTTTACCCCTTAATTCCACTTTCTTCATCTTCCAGTCACATGAATATGTTTACAAAAACAGCAGCTCgtgatgacgtcaaacattACTGAGGCCGTACAGTTTTTCCCAAATAGTCCATACTCGATTATAGTTTTGCATGTGAATCTCGAGACTTTCGTGGCATCGACCGTGCGTTCGTTTCCGGTTGCAAttttctctttatttgaaaCTTGTTTATGGTTCAATAACGGGACAATAGTTgtaacttatcataaaattttcaatattattgtTCAGTAAAACGAACACATTTTCAAGTTCTTCGCCCTAAAGTAGACTGAGATACAAAGCATTAGTCTTGC includes the following:
- the LOC139149289 gene encoding uncharacterized protein, whose product is MKGNVTWCFADVSAPAKSVYLHCQCLEKPPTPPTPITPIPTTPIPISSTQVSPTEITDSTDNTAIIIPVCVGSLVLVAIFIFVWWYCRRRRQRDPNGKNLLTVDGKLDAEKNGHDNPAYMKQPNGSTKEKSVNDGPQNGEKQNNACEVISEEGKQICMGMISNDTSQLGEGPEKPNVEGSTQSNKASISDGKVSSQSDKQHPEKINSESKEGTKQPRKDEPDYVVKENSQPINTAVESPNANTSSYVIPDIKQTPAKENAKESAADEDGDELVKPAEVEQADVIREASLITENESESSKGSTKRV